The Streptomyces luteogriseus genome includes a window with the following:
- a CDS encoding polymorphic toxin-type HINT domain-containing protein, whose protein sequence is MYNNLRSRLATFIVALSVLFAGSMGSAAAATSASDNSVERLATIVAKVRQYANCDGLPLLERPRCYKEFAGNAVKLGIGVGLFLFITQDAMKDHGAGFAALDKDLKALHALKPQDLLDPAKEPDPQKQLKLLEQAVKTLQSAKPHLDKVGKNLGRATDLLGTQSDSLLAVTILTIALGDYYPDYTPPKYPAAKPIFDFEKDLAELNAAFDQMNEGFAQMDRGLRTMNEGVAEVNKGLAQANKGISKANKGMKEMNAGIAQANQGVKEANKHVPGIKKGAQKLREIPDIDFDFSHIGDTWGTGSSGLDDAEQQRRMSLLLDLLPGIGDGKGVVEAVVGKDLATGDKLSAKERALGGLSVLHWLRAGGKLLTAEDVKKARKGEGAVPCNSFPAGTPVLMADGTHLPIERVRVGDEVLATDPESGRTQSEPVTALITGHGDKELVTAEARTDDGTSSVTATEGHPFWIEDLGVWGTAGDLRPGMWLRTSAGTHVPVSAVSAWTAQDRTVHNLTVADLHTYYVVAGTTPLLVHNANGCGVWKSEFDALPKGKQSHVREMSSVADMRKAFEKWTAGAERLPARGPKIPEVYKLADGTVIQWRTSSRSGGETIDIFPVGGKGMKVHLPDE, encoded by the coding sequence ATGTACAACAATCTCAGATCGAGGCTCGCGACGTTCATCGTCGCGTTGTCCGTCCTCTTCGCAGGATCCATGGGCAGTGCCGCAGCGGCCACGTCCGCCAGCGACAACAGCGTGGAACGGTTGGCGACCATCGTCGCCAAGGTGCGTCAGTACGCGAACTGTGACGGCCTGCCACTGCTGGAACGGCCCCGCTGCTACAAGGAGTTCGCGGGAAACGCCGTGAAACTGGGCATCGGAGTGGGTCTGTTCCTGTTCATCACACAGGACGCCATGAAGGACCACGGTGCCGGCTTCGCTGCGCTGGACAAGGACCTGAAGGCGCTGCACGCACTCAAGCCGCAGGACCTGCTGGACCCGGCCAAGGAACCCGACCCGCAAAAACAGTTGAAGCTGCTGGAACAGGCGGTCAAGACCCTCCAGAGCGCCAAACCGCACTTGGACAAGGTCGGCAAGAACCTCGGCAGGGCGACCGACCTGCTGGGGACGCAGAGCGACTCGCTCCTCGCCGTCACCATCCTCACCATCGCGCTGGGCGACTACTACCCGGACTACACACCACCCAAGTACCCCGCGGCCAAGCCCATCTTCGACTTCGAGAAGGACCTCGCCGAGCTCAACGCGGCCTTCGACCAGATGAACGAAGGCTTCGCCCAGATGGACCGCGGACTGCGGACCATGAACGAGGGCGTCGCGGAGGTCAACAAGGGCCTGGCACAGGCGAACAAGGGCATCTCCAAGGCCAACAAGGGCATGAAGGAGATGAACGCGGGCATCGCACAGGCGAACCAGGGCGTCAAGGAGGCGAACAAGCACGTACCCGGGATCAAGAAGGGCGCGCAGAAGTTGCGCGAGATACCGGACATCGACTTCGACTTCTCCCACATCGGTGACACCTGGGGCACCGGATCCTCGGGCCTGGACGACGCCGAGCAGCAGCGCCGGATGTCCCTCCTGCTGGACCTGTTGCCGGGCATCGGCGACGGCAAGGGCGTCGTCGAGGCCGTCGTCGGCAAGGACCTGGCCACCGGTGACAAGCTCAGCGCCAAGGAGCGGGCGCTGGGCGGCCTCTCCGTATTGCACTGGCTCAGGGCCGGCGGCAAGCTTCTGACGGCAGAGGACGTCAAGAAGGCTCGCAAGGGCGAGGGAGCCGTCCCCTGCAACAGCTTCCCGGCCGGCACCCCCGTACTGATGGCGGACGGCACGCACCTGCCCATCGAGCGGGTGCGCGTGGGCGATGAGGTGCTCGCCACCGACCCGGAGAGCGGGCGCACACAGTCCGAGCCCGTCACGGCCCTCATCACCGGTCACGGCGACAAGGAACTCGTCACGGCCGAGGCGCGCACGGACGACGGCACCTCCTCGGTCACCGCGACCGAAGGGCACCCCTTCTGGATCGAGGACCTCGGGGTGTGGGGCACCGCGGGCGACCTGCGGCCGGGCATGTGGCTGCGCACGAGCGCGGGGACGCACGTACCGGTCAGCGCGGTGTCCGCGTGGACGGCGCAGGACCGGACGGTCCACAACCTCACCGTCGCGGACCTGCACACGTACTACGTGGTAGCGGGCACCACCCCGCTGCTCGTCCACAACGCCAACGGCTGCGGCGTGTGGAAGTCGGAGTTCGACGCCCTCCCGAAGGGCAAGCAGTCACACGTCCGTGAGATGTCCAGCGTCGCCGACATGCGCAAGGCGTTCGAGAAGTGGACCGCTGGCGCGGAGCGCCTGCCCGCACGCGGGCCCAAGATCCCCGAGGTGTACAAGCTGGCGGACGGCACGGTCATCCAGTGGCGTACTTCGTCGAGGTCCGGCGGGGAGACGATCGACATCTTCCCCGTCGGGGGGAAGGGCATGAAGGTACACCTTCCCGATGAATAG